One part of the Acidobacteriota bacterium genome encodes these proteins:
- the eno gene encoding phosphopyruvate hydratase, which translates to MNCSGCTGRTIDSLTALEILDSRGNPTVRVVVTLANGVSAAACVPSGASTGENEAVELRDGDKTRYRGNGVLKAVEHVKSIIAPRLEGIDATRQPEVDAIMKELDGTPNKAKLGANAILGVSMAVARAAAAASDLPLYAYLGGAGAVRLPVPMMNILNGGKHADNSVDFQEFMVMPVGASSFAEALRAGAETFHALKMILKKRGYATAVGDEGGFAPNLKSNEEACEVILEAIQAAGYKPGKDVSIALDPAASSFYEDGAYNLAKSGQGKKSHAEMTELYRDWIAKYPIVSIEDGLAENDWDGFRAHTETLGDQIQIVGDDIFVTNTEFIARGIRESSANAVLIKLNQIGTVTETVEAIEMCRRAGWGFVISHRSGETEDAFIADFAVAMGGGQIKTGSACRSERIAKYNRLLEIEAELGRSAAFASPFAR; encoded by the coding sequence ATGAACTGCTCAGGATGCACGGGTCGCACAATCGATTCCCTCACCGCGCTGGAGATCCTGGATTCTCGGGGCAATCCGACGGTGCGCGTTGTCGTGACGCTGGCCAACGGTGTCAGTGCCGCCGCGTGTGTTCCCTCGGGAGCATCGACGGGTGAGAACGAGGCCGTCGAGTTGAGAGACGGCGACAAGACGCGCTACCGGGGAAACGGGGTCCTGAAGGCCGTTGAGCACGTCAAGTCCATCATCGCTCCCCGCCTGGAAGGCATCGACGCGACGCGCCAACCCGAGGTCGACGCGATTATGAAGGAACTGGACGGGACGCCCAACAAGGCCAAACTCGGTGCCAACGCCATCCTGGGCGTGTCGATGGCGGTCGCCCGTGCGGCCGCCGCCGCCAGTGACCTGCCACTCTATGCGTACCTCGGAGGTGCGGGCGCGGTGCGGCTACCCGTACCGATGATGAACATCCTCAACGGCGGCAAACACGCCGACAACAGCGTGGACTTCCAGGAGTTCATGGTGATGCCGGTGGGGGCGTCGAGTTTCGCCGAGGCGCTGCGCGCGGGCGCGGAGACGTTCCATGCCCTCAAGATGATTCTCAAGAAGCGCGGCTACGCGACTGCTGTCGGTGATGAAGGGGGCTTTGCGCCCAATCTCAAGAGCAACGAAGAAGCCTGCGAGGTCATTCTCGAGGCCATCCAGGCGGCCGGCTACAAGCCGGGCAAAGATGTCTCGATCGCGCTCGACCCTGCCGCATCGTCGTTCTATGAGGACGGGGCATACAATCTCGCCAAGTCGGGACAGGGCAAGAAGTCACACGCGGAGATGACTGAACTCTATCGGGACTGGATCGCGAAGTACCCGATCGTGTCGATTGAAGACGGTCTGGCGGAAAACGACTGGGACGGGTTCCGGGCGCACACGGAGACGTTGGGAGATCAGATCCAGATCGTTGGCGATGACATCTTCGTGACCAATACCGAGTTCATCGCGCGGGGTATCCGCGAATCGTCGGCGAACGCCGTGCTGATCAAGCTCAACCAGATCGGGACCGTCACCGAGACGGTCGAGGCCATCGAGATGTGCCGGCGAGCAGGCTGGGGATTCGTGATTTCGCACCGGTCGGGCGAGACCGAAGATGCGTTCATCGCCGACTTCGCGGTGGCCATGGGGGGCGGTCAAATCAAGACGGGGTCTGCCTGCCGGAGCGAGCGAATCGCCAAGTACAACCGCCTGCTCGAGATCGAGGCCGAACTTGGTCGGTCCGCCGCCTTCGCAAGTCCGTTCGCGCGGTAG
- a CDS encoding cation:proton antiporter, whose translation MTDVWARAALWLGLALVATLLSIRLRVATALSEIVVGTVAQLLIGAFIGKALLGTSEAWITFLSGTGAILLTFLAGAELDPTIFRAKWKESLGIGFVSFFAPFLGCAAFAAWVLHWTPQASWLAGVALSTTSVAVVYAVMLELGLNSTDFGKALLAACFVTDLGTVLALGLIFAPFSLRTVAFVGVGAVAVVVLPWLTPRFFRVFGGRPSELEAKFLLLVLFGLGALATWADSEAVLPAYLVGMVLAGTVGKDHALIRRLRTVTFGLLTPFYFIRAGSFVSVPALLAAPTGVLGLLAAKLATKTVGVWPMARLFRYPRTEAAYTTLLMSTGLTFGSISALFGLTHGIITQTQYSILIATVILSAVVPTLVANAFFLPRYLLPPPAPSRPESADVALGGGES comes from the coding sequence ATGACAGATGTCTGGGCTCGCGCGGCGTTGTGGCTCGGGTTGGCGCTGGTCGCCACGCTGCTCTCGATCCGGCTCCGAGTGGCAACCGCCCTCTCGGAGATCGTTGTCGGCACCGTGGCGCAGCTCCTCATTGGGGCGTTCATCGGCAAGGCGCTGCTCGGAACCTCTGAGGCCTGGATCACCTTCTTGTCGGGCACGGGCGCCATCCTGCTCACATTCCTGGCTGGCGCCGAACTCGATCCCACGATCTTCCGCGCCAAGTGGAAAGAGTCGCTCGGCATTGGCTTCGTGAGTTTCTTCGCGCCGTTCCTGGGATGTGCGGCGTTCGCGGCCTGGGTGTTGCACTGGACGCCGCAAGCCAGTTGGCTGGCTGGCGTGGCGCTATCGACGACGTCGGTGGCCGTAGTTTATGCGGTGATGCTCGAACTGGGTCTCAACAGCACCGACTTTGGCAAGGCATTGCTCGCGGCGTGCTTCGTCACCGATCTGGGCACGGTGCTGGCACTGGGGCTCATCTTCGCGCCGTTCTCGCTGCGAACGGTCGCCTTCGTGGGCGTGGGCGCCGTGGCCGTCGTGGTCCTTCCCTGGCTGACACCACGGTTCTTCCGGGTCTTCGGCGGCCGGCCATCCGAACTCGAAGCGAAGTTCCTGCTCCTCGTGCTGTTCGGCCTGGGCGCCCTCGCCACCTGGGCGGATAGTGAAGCCGTCTTGCCCGCTTATCTGGTTGGCATGGTGCTGGCCGGAACCGTCGGCAAAGATCACGCGCTCATCCGGCGCCTCCGGACCGTGACGTTCGGCCTGCTTACGCCGTTCTACTTTATTCGTGCTGGCTCGTTTGTATCGGTGCCCGCACTCCTGGCGGCGCCCACCGGCGTGCTCGGCTTGCTCGCGGCGAAACTGGCGACCAAGACCGTCGGCGTGTGGCCGATGGCCCGCCTGTTCCGCTATCCGCGCACGGAAGCCGCCTACACGACGTTGCTGATGTCAACCGGGCTGACCTTCGGCAGCATCTCGGCCCTCTTCGGCCTCACCCACGGCATCATCACCCAGACGCAGTACTCGATCCTCATCGCAACGGTCATCCTGAGCGCGGTCGTCCCAACGCTGGTTGCCAATGCCTTCTTTCTTCCGCGATACTTGCTTCCGCCGCCTGCGCCGTCGCGGCCAGAATCGGCCGACGTCGCGCTGGGAGGAGGAGAATCATGA
- a CDS encoding universal stress protein, with protein MTQQTDSVSRAGMIPKRILVGFDGSPFAEQAFEMALSLAALAGARLGVVSVATLPEPPGEVETQATLESAAEHYEAAYENLRRRAEDRGLTLETRILVGHPAEQIIRLAASTQVDLIVVGHRGRSRISEWISGSVSKRVVGHAPCSVLVVRSR; from the coding sequence ATGACGCAGCAGACGGACAGTGTCAGCCGCGCGGGCATGATCCCGAAGCGAATCCTGGTGGGCTTCGACGGGTCGCCCTTTGCCGAACAGGCCTTTGAGATGGCGCTGAGCTTGGCGGCACTCGCTGGCGCCCGGCTGGGCGTCGTCTCGGTGGCCACCCTTCCTGAACCACCCGGGGAGGTTGAGACCCAGGCGACCCTGGAATCAGCCGCCGAGCACTACGAAGCGGCCTACGAGAATCTGCGCCGGCGTGCTGAGGACCGTGGCCTCACTCTGGAGACGCGCATCCTCGTCGGACATCCCGCCGAGCAGATCATCCGGCTCGCGGCCAGCACGCAGGTGGATCTGATTGTCGTTGGCCATCGCGGCCGGTCCCGTATCAGTGAATGGATATCCGGTTCCGTGTCGAAGCGGGTCGTCGGCCACGCGCCGTGCTCCGTCCTGGTGGTTAGGAGTCGTTAG
- a CDS encoding DUF190 domain-containing protein, translating to MKLPEQGVLLRIFMGEADREPGRDRPLYEAIVRRAREAHLAGATVLKGPLGYGKNSRVHSAKLLEVSTDLPIVIEIVDAEDKIKAFLPVVDELVTEGMVTLESVRVLKYVASPARR from the coding sequence ATGAAACTGCCCGAACAAGGCGTGTTGCTCAGGATCTTCATGGGGGAGGCGGACCGCGAGCCGGGACGAGACCGGCCCCTCTACGAGGCGATCGTGCGACGCGCGAGGGAAGCGCATCTGGCTGGCGCGACAGTGCTTAAGGGCCCACTGGGCTACGGCAAGAACTCACGGGTGCACTCCGCGAAATTGCTGGAAGTGTCGACCGATCTGCCCATCGTGATCGAAATTGTCGACGCGGAGGACAAGATCAAAGCGTTCCTGCCGGTCGTCGACGAACTGGTCACCGAAGGGATGGTGACGCTCGAGAGCGTGCGGGTGCTCAAGTATGTCGCCTCACCGGCCAGACGCTGA
- a CDS encoding MFS transporter: MPGQTSKPTRQDGADAPTEQDRNVVALGWVAFFGGFGQDMIQPILPLFYSSVLGLNKEFIGLIEGSLMTVVSLMKIAAGYLSDFLGKRKAIVFVGYALSAAARFSLGLAGSGAVVFGLRLTDGVGKGLKDAPRDALVASSAGTRKLGFAFGVQRTLDTLGSVAGPLLTFGLLRLWVNRPGKYQAIFFLAGIVAAMTLLIIGLVVRERQAAVKTQRISLAVFRGPFAGLLAVMLLFTLGNSSDAFIILRAQDVGVGVVLIPVVYALFNLVSAAAAIPAGRLSDRIGRRRVIACGWAVYAMAYLGFALASSPWMMWVLYAFYGLFYALSEGAAKAMVAELVPEESRGTAYGLYNAAVGVMALPASLIAGLLWQRISPAAPFAFGAALAGLALVGLSFVPPATASRHAPST; the protein is encoded by the coding sequence ATCCCTGGCCAGACATCGAAACCTACCAGACAGGACGGGGCGGACGCTCCCACAGAGCAGGATCGCAACGTCGTGGCATTGGGCTGGGTTGCGTTTTTCGGCGGGTTTGGGCAGGACATGATCCAGCCGATCCTGCCGTTGTTCTACTCCTCCGTGCTTGGTCTGAACAAGGAGTTCATCGGACTGATTGAGGGCTCGTTGATGACGGTCGTCAGCCTGATGAAGATCGCGGCCGGCTATCTCTCCGACTTCCTCGGAAAGAGAAAGGCTATTGTCTTCGTCGGTTATGCGCTGTCGGCGGCGGCGCGGTTCTCGCTGGGCCTGGCGGGATCGGGGGCGGTCGTGTTTGGCCTGCGGCTCACGGATGGTGTAGGTAAAGGCCTCAAGGATGCCCCACGCGACGCTCTGGTGGCCAGTTCGGCGGGAACGAGGAAGCTGGGGTTCGCCTTCGGCGTGCAGCGAACTCTGGACACGCTTGGCTCGGTGGCCGGTCCTCTGCTGACCTTCGGGTTGCTGCGGCTCTGGGTCAACCGTCCGGGCAAGTACCAAGCGATATTCTTCCTCGCCGGCATCGTTGCCGCCATGACGTTGCTCATCATCGGGCTGGTGGTGCGAGAACGGCAAGCGGCCGTGAAGACGCAGCGCATCTCGCTCGCCGTGTTCCGAGGGCCGTTCGCCGGCCTTCTCGCGGTGATGCTCCTGTTCACGCTGGGCAACTCGTCTGATGCGTTCATCATTCTCCGCGCCCAGGACGTGGGCGTCGGCGTCGTGCTGATCCCCGTGGTGTATGCCCTGTTCAACCTCGTGTCCGCCGCCGCCGCCATCCCAGCCGGCAGGCTCTCCGATCGGATCGGCCGCCGCCGCGTGATCGCCTGCGGATGGGCCGTGTATGCGATGGCCTACCTGGGCTTTGCCCTGGCCAGCAGTCCCTGGATGATGTGGGTGCTGTATGCCTTCTACGGCCTGTTTTATGCGCTCAGCGAAGGTGCGGCCAAGGCGATGGTCGCCGAACTGGTGCCAGAGGAGAGCCGAGGCACGGCGTACGGACTGTACAATGCCGCGGTTGGCGTGATGGCGCTTCCGGCGAGTCTGATCGCGGGCCTCCTGTGGCAACGGATTTCACCGGCTGCCCCATTCGCGTTCGGCGCCGCGCTGGCGGGGCTGGCGCTCGTCGGTTTGTCGTTCGTGCCGCCGGCAACCGCAAGTCGTCATGCGCCATCCACCTGA
- a CDS encoding 5'-nucleotidase C-terminal domain-containing protein translates to MERYRARLIPVTADIPEDAGVAAVVGEFWKPISPRYAEVMGQAAGEFSSRGDDLAEYNLMADALRDTFNVDLAMENMGGIRAPLLRGTVTRGDLVMLATAVSIGVAAAIITTLGTHQTLAAPQSQIGAQAPTVGSTPIPRVYSNITATPEGWLS, encoded by the coding sequence GTGGAACGCTATCGAGCCCGGCTGATCCCGGTCACCGCCGACATTCCCGAGGATGCCGGCGTCGCCGCCGTCGTCGGCGAGTTCTGGAAGCCCATCTCGCCGAGGTACGCCGAGGTCATGGGGCAAGCTGCCGGCGAGTTCAGCAGCCGGGGCGACGATCTCGCAGAGTACAACTTGATGGCCGATGCCCTTCGAGACACCTTCAATGTGGACCTCGCGATGGAGAACATGGGCGGTATCCGCGCGCCGCTCCTGCGCGGCACGGTGACACGCGGCGACCTCGTCATGCTCGCGACGGCCGTGTCGATCGGTGTGGCTGCGGCGATCATAACCACCCTCGGTACGCATCAGACGCTCGCCGCGCCGCAATCTCAGATCGGTGCGCAAGCACCCACGGTGGGATCGACGCCCATTCCGCGGGTGTACTCCAACATCACGGCCACCCCGGAGGGCTGGCTGTCTTGA